The following are from one region of the Acidobacteriota bacterium genome:
- a CDS encoding DUF2007 domain-containing protein: MFNKEEKWIEIYTANGKTEADIIKSKLESEDIPVFLKYDVIGTIFGITLNGLGKVKILVPELKSEEAKILLNI; this comes from the coding sequence ATGTTTAACAAAGAAGAAAAATGGATTGAAATTTATACTGCTAACGGTAAAACTGAGGCAGATATAATAAAATCAAAGTTAGAATCCGAAGATATTCCTGTTTTTTTAAAATATGACGTTATAGGAACGATTTTCGGGATCACTCTAAATGGCCTTGGAAAAGTAAAAATTCTTGTTCCTGAATTAAAATCAGAAGAGGCAAAAATACTCTTAAACATATAA